Proteins from a single region of bacterium:
- a CDS encoding protein-L-isoaspartate(D-aspartate) O-methyltransferase, translating to MVVRILSFIFLAAVPALPLLVCAGKNEEYAVERERMVNNQIKARGIRDSRVLKAMMKVPRHLFVPPSCRSQSYNDCPLPIGEGQTISQPYIVAFMTEVLELRKSDRVLEIGTGSGYQAAILGEIVDEVYTIELIPELGERARTLLEELGYTDITVKIGDGFKGWPEKAPFDAIIVTCAPEDIPPALVEQLKEGGRMIIPVGSAGGVQNLIKGVKKSGRLTTIDVLPVRFVPMIKGKN from the coding sequence ATGGTGGTACGGATTCTCAGTTTCATATTTCTGGCGGCTGTCCCCGCCCTGCCGCTACTGGTATGCGCCGGAAAGAACGAGGAATATGCCGTCGAACGCGAGCGCATGGTCAACAACCAGATCAAGGCACGGGGGATACGGGATTCACGGGTACTCAAAGCCATGATGAAAGTTCCCCGGCACCTGTTCGTTCCTCCTTCCTGCCGTTCTCAGTCATATAACGACTGCCCGCTCCCGATCGGTGAAGGCCAGACCATATCGCAACCCTATATTGTGGCTTTTATGACTGAAGTGCTCGAGCTCAGGAAGAGCGACCGTGTTCTTGAAATCGGAACAGGCTCGGGTTACCAGGCGGCGATACTTGGTGAAATAGTCGACGAAGTATACACCATCGAACTCATCCCTGAACTGGGCGAAAGAGCACGAACACTTCTTGAAGAGCTCGGTTATACCGACATCACTGTGAAGATCGGGGACGGTTTCAAGGGCTGGCCCGAAAAAGCCCCGTTTGATGCCATCATAGTGACCTGCGCACCGGAAGATATCCCCCCTGCTCTTGTCGAGCAGCTCAAAGAAGGCGGTAGAATGATTATTCCGGTCGGATCGGCCGGCGGCGTTCAGAATCTCATCAAAGGGGTAAAAAAATCCGGCCGTCTGACAACAATCGATGTACTGCCTGTGAGATTCGTACCTATGATCAAGGGTAAGAACTGA